In the Mastacembelus armatus chromosome 2, fMasArm1.2, whole genome shotgun sequence genome, one interval contains:
- the LOC117152613 gene encoding uncharacterized protein LOC117152613 has protein sequence MGGWILCFVLLLPMTVCIEASPVKTSESSSYMSPVCTNETLNVIMLIICKISTERRGEEECRLTYRHDGHDFVHECDSRFTFVTKNQTVFLHLSSLTPEDSGNYTCECSRPDGTIIFHQNITVEGEGPSSPAEMGVPFILIGATTVIVITGVILGFIYRGLSHGQRPEPQSSRPSKEPEDIEPYSTFLRRESGLYSTVKICSSNVNTNTNLLTTEGMNIALFEEHDINSVPI, from the exons ATGGGTGGATGGATTCTGtgctttgttctgctgctgccgATGACTGTGTGTATTGAAG CATCTCCTGTGAAAACCTCAGAGAGCTCATCATATATGAGTCCAGTTTGCACCAATGAAACACTGAATGTCATCATGCTGATAATATGTAAGATcagcacagagaggagaggagaagaagagtgTCGTCTGACGTACCGACATGATGGACACGACTTTGTGCATGAATGTGACTCCAGGTTCACATTTGTGACAAAGAATCAGACTGTATTTCTCCACCTGAGCAGTTTAACACCAGAGGACAGTGGGAACTACACCTGTGAGTGTTCGAGACCAGATGGAACAATTATTTTCCACCAAAACATCACTGTGGAAG GTGAAGGTCCCAGCAGTCCTGCAGAAATGGGTgttccttttattttgattgGTGCCACTACAGTCATCGTCATAACTGGAGTTATCCTGGGATTTATCTACAGAGGACTGAGTCATGG ACAACGACCAGAACCACAGAGCAGTCGTCCGAGCAAG GAGCCAGAAGACATTGAGCCGTACAGCACCTTCTTAAGGAGAGAGAGTGGACTTTATTCGACTGTCAAAATATGCAGTTCTAATGTGAATACTAATACTAACCTATTGACCACAGAGGGCATGAATATTGCATTGTTTGAAGAGCATGACATAAACTCTGTTCCCATATGA
- the LOC113127543 gene encoding OX-2 membrane glycoprotein-like has product MTMLPILIVSCLLLRGSSSQISGYGNTTAVYGEEASYRCAVDDPKGVLQVTWQRLFNDESIENLATYSKRFGQQVNEPYHGKVIFTEATLSSSSITLRNVTWEDESCYICSFNAYPDGSKRKQICLAVQGISKVSTAHERVSSSEHQGEDMQVVFNCSATGKPAPTIQWDLPPGVQTLQESPTTTVTNSDNTFASSRSVTLQIPAGWSGNVECVVNRGMRGQTQERIPFSSAPGFPEKKSENTPPRSVIAVAVAVPLFAACVIIVAVLKRKRSERRKMNENADIL; this is encoded by the exons ATGACAATGCTGCCCATCCTGATAGTGAGCTGCCTACTGCTAAGAG gTTCATCCTCTCAAATCAGCGGATATGGAAACACAACAGCTGTCTACGGTGAAGAAGCGAGCTACCGATGCGCGGTGGATGATCCAAAAg GTGTGCTGCAGGTTACATGGCAAAGACTCTTCAACGACGAGTCAATAGAGAACCTGGCCACATACAGTAAGCGCTTTGGACAGCAAGTAAACGAGCCTTATCATGGAAAAGTGATCTTCACAGAAGCGACTCTCAGCTCGTCATCCATCACGCTGCGCAATGTGACATGGGAAGATGAAAGCTGTTACATTTGCTCCTTCAATGCGTATCCGGATGGGTCCAAAAGGAAGCAGATTTGCCTCGCAGTGCAAG GAATATCCAAAGTGAGCACAGCACATGAGCGAGTTTCCAGCAGTGAACATCAAGGCGAAGACATGCAGGTCGTGTTTAACTGCTCTGCCACAGGGAAACCAGCTCCAACCATCCAGTGGGACCTTCCCCCCGGAGTCCAGACTTTACAGGAATCCCCAACCACAACAGTAACGAACAGTGACAACACGTTTGCGAGCAGCCGCAGCGTCACCCTGCAAATCCCCGCAGGCTGGAGCGGAAATGTGGAGTGTGTGGTGAACAGAGGGATGAGGGGGCAGACGCAGGAGAGGATCCCCTTTTCTTCAGCTCCAGGATTTCCTGAGAAAAAAAGTG AAAACACTCCGCCCCGCTCAGTGATTGCAGTCGCAGTTGCCGTTCCGCTGTTTGCAGCCTGCGTCATTATTGTTGCTGTATTAAAGAGAAAACG GTCCGAGAgaaggaaaatgaatgaaaacgcCGACATACTGTAA